AATGGAAAAGGGCGAGCGTGATGTCTCCATCGAGGTGGCCGATAAACTGGCAAAATATTTCGGGGGTCAGTATTGACGAGCTCGTGCATATGTCGGGCAATGTTCCCGAAGAAGTCAGTATCGTGGATAAATCTGTTTCCGAGCGTATCACCTGATACAGCAGTTGGAAGAAGAGGATAAAAAGCCCTGTTCCGTATTATCGATAGCATGCTGACCAAATCA
This genomic window from Maribacter sp. MJ134 contains:
- a CDS encoding helix-turn-helix domain-containing protein; the encoded protein is MVAEGSGQCVGVHPSNYSKMEKGERDVSIEVADKLAKYFGGQY